In the genome of Streptomyces sp. P3, the window GGGGGCGACCCGGTGGGCTCCCGCCGGCGCGCGGTCCTGACCTGCCTGGCGATGACGTGGCTCAACCCGCACGTCTACCTCGACACCGTCTTCCTGCTCGGTTCGGTCGCCGCCGACCGCGGTCCGCTGCGCTGGACCTTCGGCCTCGGCGCCGCGCTCGCCAGCGTGTGCTGGTTCGCCGCGCTGGGCTTCGGGGCCCGGCTGCTCGGCCGCTTCCTGTCCCGGCCCTCGGCCTGGCGCGTCCTGGACGGCCTGGTCGCCGCCACGATGATCGTCCTCGGCGTGACCCTCGTCGCGGGGGCCTGAACCGCCCGGAACCCGGGCGGGGGAGTTCCGGCGCGGAAGCCGGCGCACGGCGGGTGCGGGCCGGACGCGGTGCGTCGCGGAAGGCGGTCGGCGGTGGACGCCGACGCGTGCCGCTACAGCACTCCGCGCCGACGCGTGCCGTACTGCTCCATGAGCTTGCCCCGGGTCATCTCCAGCCGGTGCGCCAGGATCTCGGCCACGATCCGCACCAGCGTCAGGC includes:
- a CDS encoding LysE/ArgO family amino acid transporter, which translates into the protein MSHALAAATAGFGTGLSLIVAIGAQNAFVLRQGIRREAVLAVVGICALSDALLIALGVGGVGALVTAWPGALTAVAWIGGLFLLGYGALAVRRVLRPSGALVTGGDPVGSRRRAVLTCLAMTWLNPHVYLDTVFLLGSVAADRGPLRWTFGLGAALASVCWFAALGFGARLLGRFLSRPSAWRVLDGLVAATMIVLGVTLVAGA